One genomic region from SAR324 cluster bacterium encodes:
- a CDS encoding porin family protein has translation MKYLFCLILSSVFVFSAHAEDFEETMEEVPRSFATYNWSVGAGLGVYSLPEDKDFSASGYPLDFFLDHNGDWMDWRLGYNMTQADLTYEAHGKTWKHKAQTDSLYLDYRSTSINGSLEIYGLAGLAYMNSALKTNNNIANQTDAGFGLTLGAGLFYMMKTWGLGGQFHVFSRNSNFNNVSVATGSNQFLLMVKYMFPGEPLP, from the coding sequence ATGAAATATCTGTTCTGCCTTATTTTATCATCGGTCTTCGTCTTTTCCGCACATGCGGAAGATTTTGAAGAAACCATGGAGGAAGTCCCCCGATCATTTGCCACGTACAATTGGAGTGTGGGCGCAGGATTGGGCGTGTATTCGCTTCCTGAAGACAAGGATTTCAGCGCGTCAGGTTACCCGCTCGATTTTTTTCTGGATCATAATGGCGACTGGATGGACTGGAGACTGGGGTATAACATGACACAGGCAGACCTCACCTATGAAGCTCATGGTAAAACATGGAAGCATAAGGCACAGACAGACAGCCTCTATCTGGATTACCGTTCCACCAGCATCAACGGTTCTCTCGAAATTTATGGTTTGGCAGGACTGGCGTATATGAACAGTGCCCTTAAAACCAATAATAATATAGCCAATCAGACTGATGCAGGATTTGGTCTTACGCTGGGAGCGGGTTTATTTTATATGATGAAAACATGGGGGCTGGGTGGGCAGTTTCATGTTTTTTCGAGAAACTCCAATTTTAATAATGTCAGTGTTGCCACAGGTTCCAACCAGTTTTTGCTGATGGTCAAATATATGTTCCCTGGGGAACCTCTTCCTTAA